A region from the Gossypium hirsutum isolate 1008001.06 chromosome A08, Gossypium_hirsutum_v2.1, whole genome shotgun sequence genome encodes:
- the LOC107909142 gene encoding vesicle transport protein GOT1, whose protein sequence is MVSFEMSDRKKIGLGLTGFGVFFSFMGIVFFFDKGLLAMGNILFISGVTLTIGLKSTMQFFLKRQNFKGTVSFFVGFLFVVIGWPILGMILEAYGFIVLFSGFWPTLAVFIQRIPILGWLFQQPFIRTWLDRNQGKRVPV, encoded by the exons ATGGTTTCCTTTGAAATGAGCGATCGAAAGA aaattgggCTAGGATTAACGGGATTTGGTGTATTTTTCTCATTTATGGGAATTGTCTTCTTTTTCGACAAGGGACTGCTTGCCATGGGAAAT atcCTTTTCATATCAGGAGTGACCTTAACCATTGGCCTGAAATCCACTATGCAATTTTTCCTGAAGCGACAAAATTTTAAG GGAACAGTTTCGTTCTTTGTTGGCTTCTTATTTGTTGTCATTGGGTGGCCTATCCTTGGCATGATATTGGAGGCATATGGATTTATTGTACTGTTCAG TGGCTTTTGGCCAACACTGGCAGTGTTTATACAGAGGATACCTATTCTTGGTTGGCTTTTCCAGCAACCATTTATCCGAACG TGGTTAGACCGAAACCAGGGCAAGCGTGTACCTGTGTAA